caagaatctcaaaatatccCTGATAGAACTGACCCTCTTCAagtaaaaaatgtagatCGATACACTGTAGATTCTTCTCAACAACCTGTTGGCTCATCTAACCAACTTACTACTCAAGCTGGTGATCCTCAACCTAGAGGTGGTGGAGAACCAGGCCTGGTTGCTACTAGTTTACCTAGTGGAGGATCTGCTTCTCCTACTGGTACTACTCAAGCTCCTTCTACTTCTACTCAATCTCAAACTACTCCTGTTACTGGAGCTGAACCTGCTCAAGCTCATCAACAAGCTGCTGCTCCTGGTAAAGGTGATGGCCCTCCTCACGTAGCTCTTCCTCAAGAAACATTTTCTAAATCTGGCTCTGACTCTCCTTGGATTAAAACTACTTCCTATGTCCTGACAGGTGTTGGTGTTGTATCTGGctctcttactggatttggctGGTGGTTGtacaaacgttctaaaggagacccttgggttagacagatatgagtgtctatggagatactagtagggagactagggaatctatactgagtagtttGTGTTAATCGTTCACTTGGATAAAGGAGTATATTATGGAGTACATAAGAATAAGACTTTTGTGAACACACCTGAATGAAGTCCATGGATAAGCATTATTAATTATTTACCCTTTGGAATCAAACTTGTTTTATACTAAACCTACCAATACAGTTATGATCCTGACACAATCTTGACAAGAATAACAACATTCTCTTACAAACTCCTCATTGGTCGCATGATtatccatatttttcaccaaacACTCATTAACACCAACATTTAGGTCATGCAAAACCTTGGTTTGAACGAAGGGCAAGTGGTGACGATTCGAAACGTCTCACTTCCAAAGGCTCTCTGGGTAAAACTAAAGCCTCTCACCGAGGATTACTGGGAGATATCAAACCCTAGAGCAATGTATGTTTTTCCTTTGCACACACATTCACCACATGTAGTCTTGAAACATCACTGAGGAACTTTGCAACACTCACAGCAGGGGACATTATTCCGATACACTACATCAACAAGGTTTATAATATAGAGATTGTTGAACTAAAGCCCGGGTTTGCATGCTCTATTATCGAGACAGATATGGAAGTTGAGTTTGAAAGCCTTCCAGTGGAACCAGCCAAGGCAGAAAGTACGCAAGATAAACGACCATGCAGTGTTCAACTGCCCATGGGTAGCAGGATTGATGGTAAAACACCGAAAATTGCCAAACAAAAGACTCAAGAACAGAATGTTACTCCGTGGAATAATAAACTACCATTTGGAATACGGGTAGGTTTAACTGCATGCGAATACATGAGCGAAGCGAATGGATGAGCTGGAAAGAGTACGTCAGTGCGACTGCAATGTCTTGAACAAAGctaatggaagaatgatgacCATATGAGCACAGCGAATGGGTGGCTATGCGCCAGTATTGGAGCCTAAATTGCCACAGGGTTCAGTAGGTGAATAGAGGACCATTGCCATTACGAGAACTGTTAAGTATGGGAGTCTAGACTATCACTGGGGAGAATGGATACACTCAGCATTTATATATCTATTCGTATTATTGTTGATTTGACAATGGATGacaatgcagttttgtATGAAGAATGATAGAATGTAGTATGGAAGAGGGAAACTTCTGGAATCTCAAGTTGAGGTACCATAGCAGAGACTCTGTCTACTATGCAAatccttctggagtatGTACTGGTAAGCAAgtaggtaaatactgcacaGGATGCACTGGAGGAAGCAAATGTACCAAAACCTATGGATGTGGCAACTGCAGTGAAGGAGGTTCCGGAGCTTGTGATCccaaaaaatgtatatCTAATAACTGCAAATGTTGcaaagagaatgaaggtACTTATTCATCTGTTAACGCCTTCTTGTCACAATCTTTAATGATCATCTTagcctttactggagacggtTACCTCAAGACCTATTCTAAATATGAATATGACCGGAGTAAGTACTGCTAGTGACCAGTACTATCTACCTTAATATGATATAGGGAGGCTACTCAATCATGATTCACTAAAGACTGTTTAAAGGAGAATCTTGACAGGTTAATGGCCATTGGTTAAGCTCCATAGGATAGTCGTTATGCTGATGTTTCTGATTCTACAAAGATACACACTCAATCTGCTTTGACaactcctccatctaccaagCCTTGGGAATACAcaagctcctatactctttatactcgccatttctcctctattcactaggctaatagagtctctatcactcttctttaagctcccgttggtcgcccattcgttacactcattccatagtgatatactacctagtctttgacgtcggtaggtcacctgtttcagtactccttacagtaGTACTTTCacagtgagaatcctactgGCAGGAAGAGCTCCCATGGGTCGCTCAGGCTCATTCTGTTCACCAgagtccctcattcttcgggacctAGCAGTCGCACTGACATACTCCTGCCGTCTCATACACTCACTTTGCTCGTGTATTCGCATTCCTTCTAGTCGGCTAGTTCACATTACATCATGTAGACCACCTGTGAGGACTTTGAGAGGCTGGTGAGACAGGGCCGGATCCCTGCGGTCAAGAGGGGATGAGAATCTTGTGGAATCTCGTCGGCACACACTGGGAGCCTTCCCTCCAAATCTGTTGGGCAGCCGCGTCTGTTCACTCGCGTTAATTTCTAATTTACATCTAAAATGTCTCTAAACGACGACAGGAAATGTGCTCCTGAGCTCTCAGAGTACTACAAATGCCTGGGTAGTGGCAATCGTGACGTATCGCAGTGCAAGGAACAAGAATCTGCCCTTAGGCAGTGCTCCTCAGTGTttgttttataattttcTCTATATGCTCTTAATTTGTGGAAATTTGGCCAATTTTATGTCCATGGAAGGCCTCCGCTCCACCAATTTGGCCTACACTTTACTCTACAGGGACAAGGAGAATAATTACTGTCTGGACGAGATCCTCGCCCTTTTAAACTGCAcaaggtttgttttcatGGTCTATAGACGACGAATTTGCAGGCATCCCAACCGCAATGGATGCGCCAAGGAGTTTGTCGTCTTTAGGGAATGCAACAGACCCGGTGGACCTGAAATTGTCGTAAAGGTAAGTGGAATGCGAAGCATACGAACGAAGTGAgcataatgtgagctatggaatagcgaacGCCGTCGTTAGACggagtcccgaagaatgagggactgagcgactaacaggagcttTAcggcgacctctgggagcctaaggaagagtaggattaaggtcattactggagtgaaacggaaggaagaatgacctaccgacgtcgttagactaggtagtagatcactatggaatgagcgTAACGAGTGGGatagtgatggagactctatgagcgaagtgaatagaggagaagtggcgagtatacgcagtataggagcctgtatgttctccagattctcaGTATGGGTCTCGGTATTCATCACATTCTTCTACTGAAAGAAAGATTGTGAGTGTCAGAAGATGGAATAGGGATGGAGTAATCATAGCTAGGAATATCTGTGGAGTATCTATAGATGGTAGGATGCTCCATGCGGTAGCAaagctagttgtgagggagtctatctctactgtatgctccctttggtcgcattgagactgctcatggatctcagagttttgaatgagcatactctctgaacatggaggatgggtAGAGAAGGCAAGACATTTCAATTGAATGTTTATGGTAAATGTGACAATAATGAATGTACCTGTCCAGGTCATAATACCATAGCCGGCTTAACAGCCAAGAAGgttgaaaatattgatCAGGTAGTTGGTTTTGTCCGATACAGTCATAGCAGTGATGAGTCATTCAAGCTCCTGAAAAACATAGGTAAAGATCAGGAACTAGACGATACAGAACTTACAGGGATAAAAGAAGTATCAGTCTATTATTGGGATGGAGATATTAGTCATGAGAAGCCACTGCTTCTGGAGGTTGTCAAGAGAGATCGGTCTCATGAACCAGCGTACTATTATAAGTatggagagaatgaagatgaaggaaaGCCTGATACAAAAGTCTGGAAACATAAGCCACATGTTGGAGGAATATCGTTACAGAGTAGACTTGATGAAAGGAATCTTGGCGTAAACAATCGCATTCCCCTTGACCTTGAGGAACCTGATAAATATCTTGGTTCAACATCTAATCTTGCCAAAGACATAACTGTACAACTCGTCCATAGTGGTACAGAGCTCTATGGAACTGATTATAGAGTTACCGAGTATAAAATTACTGGAAGCGATGGAAATACTCGGTTTTCAAGGGTAGAATATAAAAAGGCAAAGGCAAATGGTATTGAGATTCCAAATGATTTAATTACTAATATTAGACTATATTCATCACCAAGCGGTGCAGGTGCTACGCCTGTTATGATTGAATTCGTTGGTCTTCACGGTGGAccatctacattttttgaTACGAAAGATGGTACAAATTGGGGGAAGGTTGGTAATTCAGATGGATTCTATGACAAAAACAGGGGTAAAAATAAACATATATCTGACCTAACAGAAGCTTTAACAAATAAGCTAGATGAAGTCATATGCTTCTATCGGAATGCAGTTACTATGGATCTTAGCATTAACAGATATCGGGAATCTTCTAGCCATGGCTATAGGTATTGTTGTGATCAACataaaaatgacaaaaaaGTCTCCGTtaaggaagaaaaggaagtTTCTTGTAAGGAACCTGGTCATACCTCAAGTTCCCTTAAAGCTTATAAACACTCCATTACTAGTTCTGGTTTGAATCTGACAGCTATTAAATTTTACCCTGGTGGAGAGAAAAAGAatagaagacgtataacATCCTCCAGATTGATCCTACCTGCTGATGGACCTGTCGATATTTACGCAATATACTGTGGAGGGAAACCGGCTTTGATTCATGTTGAGTTCAAAGATAGACGATCTGTAGTCAAAGGTTGGTATAGAAGAAGCAAAAATGGTGATGATGccaaatggaaaaaaatATCTGGTAAACTTCCTGGTGTAACTCCTGATAATATTACCGAATGTAGAAACTGGAATAAACTGGTGGATGTGCTTAAGAAACTTAAATGTGGCGTATCTAGTTGCCCTAAACCTGCTAAACGACAAGAACAAGTAGTATCACTACGTTCTGAAGAACCTTATGGAGGACTAGACCAAGCTGGAgctgaggaagaggaagatggtagtggagatgaagaatcttcTGATGACTCTGATTCTGCTCATGTTAATAGTGCTCCTGGTAGAGGTGGCCCTAAAGGACAAGCTGGTCATAACGGTGGAGGTGGCAAGGGTAGTGGAACGGGCAAAGTTGCTGAAGGCACTAAAGGAgagaaagaagaatctaaaCTTGTTCTTGCTACAGATTCTGAAGCTGTTGTTGGTGAAGCTACTCAAGGTGGTAGTCAAAGAAGTGTAGGTTTTAGTTTACCATGGATACCATTTCTATCCACAGTTGGAAGAGTTGGAGAAATACTACTTACTGAAGCAACCGGTGCTCTAGCACAAACTTTAGCTACTCAAACTTCTCCTCAACCTCTTCCTGCTACTGAACCTCAAGCTCGTTCTGGTGCTGAAGGAAAAACTGCTCATACTCAAGGACCTCCTACTGCTTCTCCTGATCCTCAACCTAAACTTGGTGCCGTTGTTCTTGAAGATGATACTACTACTGATCACTCTGACTCTACATCTCATCAAACACAAAAGAATGGTGATCCATCCCCTAAAGATGCTCCTCTTCAACATGACTCACCTGGCCGAGCTACTAATACTTGTGGAATTACTACTGAAGGTGCTTATGTTATTAGTTGTAAACCTGATAATATGGTTGCTCTTCTATCTCTTGGTCAAGATGGTCTTCTTGGACCTAATGGTGAACATCCTGCTGGTCCTAATGGTACTGCTCTATCTAGTGAAGCTAAAACTAATCTTAAAGGGACTAATCTAGAACCTCATAGTACTGAATCTCCTCAAACTGGTGGACAACCTGACTCATCTTCCCCAACTGCTACTACTCAAGCTGATTCTCAAACCAATAGGAATGTTGGAGGACAAGGCCCTGGTAATGAAGCTAGCGATAGTAATGATAGTAACTCTGAAGCTGGAGCTGGAAGAGATCCTGGTGAAAAGGGTGGTAATAGATCTCATGTAGATCCTAAACAACATTCTACTGTCTCATCTGGCCAAGGTAATACTCATACTCAAGATGGAGGTCAATCTGAAGGTGCTAGAGTACAAGGCCCCGCTACTAGTCTACCTGCTGGAGgtactactgaagatgCTGCTTCTCCTacttctactactcctcAAACTGCTGCTTTTGTTGATGGAGTTTCTGCTGCTACTGTTGGTCTAGGATCATGGTTAACCTTTGGAGCATCCTCTGGCACTgttgccggagctggtggtcttactggatttggttggtggatgtttaaacgttctaaaggagatccctgggttagacaaatatgagactctatggactctccagtagggagactagggaatcATTACTGAGTAGctggtctaatggagtacgcatagactcttctctGGATCTCTACTGcaaccattcatccatactgaccattctgtTCACACCAGctgagacattaatggagtactactattATGGTgactatggaagaatgattgAAGGAGAGTATGGAGTTAGAGGTACCATGAGAGAGACTAATGTAGTATACTGGTGAgtgaaaatggaggatgactAATGAGGGTGTTACTATTGACATTAACAACCGTCCTGGAGGCGGAGGACAAGTAAAACAAAATGAGAATGGATACTATTACGATAGTGGCAGTGGAATAGTTCTTTTAACGGATGAATGGTATCCTGACGTAGAAGGGACATACAGAAAGATTATACATACTCCGCAGAATGAATCAAAGATCGAGGCTATCAAGTATAAAGAAGGTTCTAACCTTACAGGATTTGGGGGTCAACTAAATACTCATTCAAGTGTCTCAGTATACTATTGGTCTCAGGATATTGATCACGGTAAGCCATTGCTAATTCAACTGGGAGATAGTAAAGATAAATACTACAAATATTCTGGTAGTGGAGATAATTGGACAAATGATCCGGGGGCAAGTAATAATCTAAGAGATTCTCTTGATAAACAGAACTGTGACAGAAACAAGGCTCATGTTGTAGATCTATTATACAGAAGCAGTACTAATTACCCATGTCCGGTCATAGGTTGCAGTACTCAGATTGCCGTAGCACCAGCAAATTATGGTAACGATTACTATAGATCCGCGCATTATATTTCTCTTTCATCTATCTCGGTCTCTGGATTCAAGGATAAGGATAATTGGCATACTGGACTACCGTCAGTTAAGAATCTACAGAAGGTTCTTGTTTACCGGAAACAGTCTGGTGACAATCCTCTTCTGATTTGTTATCAAGAAGTTACTGGTACTAAATGGTTCAGAAGAAACATTAAATCTGGAAACACTTGGGGTGAAGTATGCCAGGATGATAGACCTACAAATCCTGACACCGATAAGGATAATATAAAGAAGCTTCTCCAACGCAATGATTATTACCCCCAAATTACTATCAATTTGTCTATGCCTGCTAATGAACCATACCGTGATAAAACAActaatataaatataactGTGAGAACTAGTCCCATAGGTGATGGCTACTGGACAAATGTGCATTCCCTAAGAGGTGGCCTATTTACACTCAAAAGTGTTGTGCATAATAATCTTCCTCTTGCCGATATAAAGTCTAgtgaaaatttggaaagCATTACAGTATACTACAATGGAACTGATCTTAAGGTTGAGAGACTTCTCCTTGTTGAAATCACATCACACAATGGAGACATACACAGATACTTTTACGGATCACCTAATGCAAGTTCTTCACTTCCTCTTGCACTTACAGATACCCTAAAGATCGGTGGAAGTAGTCTAACAACGGCTGGTTTGGGTGGTCTTCTTGTATGGAAGGGTCCTTCTATACTTGCAAGACTAATAGCTCGTCTGTAGAATAGACTCCCCTCTggactactctcttgttggtacACATGTCTAGAGGTTACCATCATACAACTTGCAAATTACAGTCGCTCAAAGACCATACGCTCGCTGCGCTCCCAGACTTCTGCTTCGACTACATTCTCACTCGTACACGCTCACACTCTCATATAGGACAACATGTACACTGTGGACCCAAAGCATCTCTCAAAATACAATCTCGACTCAGAGGTCATATGCTCCATCTACCCTCCAAGGCGTAGCAAGACTCTCATTGGTGGAATGTTGGACAAGATGAAACAAGTCTGCGGATTCAAAAACTTTCAAGAAGAATTTGTACCAAAAGTAAAATCCTAGTTTTAACCGTATACTCGAATCTAAAAAACATTAAATCTTCTCAATACAATTCCCTCAACACCATCGTGTGTCTTTATGGAAAATTGCTCATTAAAGTGCGACGAGTACATCCACCTCTCAACACGGTCCTTATCAAACTTGTACTTTGATGCAATGCGCAAGAATATATTGCAAGGCAAGAATGCGTGTGTCCTTTCAGTGTCATCTGCCGCTCCATCTTCAGCATTATCTGCACGGTGCATCTCCCTGGCTTGGGCCTGTCTGGTGCTCTTTTCAACCTGTTGCTGTAAAGCTCCTCTGAGCAATCGAGACAACACATCGTCGCTTCCAGCAAACAAAGTGCGGTATCTTGAAAACTCTCTGCTGAGTCTTGTAGCAACGGAATACTTTTGACTTGAAATATAAGACTCTAGGAGAATTGCAATCGCGAGATCAACATCCTGAGACAAAATTCTATTGCTGAGTCTCATCTTTGCATTCGCCTCCGCAATCCTAATCACAGTTTCTACGTGCCTCAACGTCAGTGGGTAACCACCCAAGGATGAGTTTTGCCTAATTCTGCTATAAAATCCAATGAGTTTTCCCTCAATTTCCTTGTAACACTCTGGAGCAACTTCAGGGTGAATATTGCGCCTTGCGTAGTAAACATACTTTTTAAACAGATCCTGATTGATTGGTTCACAAACTGATGAGGCCATAATTGTCCTCTGCAATCTCTGCAAAACAGCATGGTAGTTATCCACGTTATCCAATCTTGGATGTAATAATTGATGGTTTGTGATAACGTATTCTGATAACAAGGAGTCCTCCTCCAAGTTTGGAATATCACACAAGACTATAATGAGATCGAAACGACTCAGAATTGGATCATTAAAATCTACATTCTCCTTAAATGTGTAGCTTGGCTCATAACGACCAAACTTGGGGTTGGCTGCCGCAATGACAGAGCAACGTGCTCTCAGGGTGGCTACGATACCAGCCTTTGAAATAGAAATGGATTGCTGTTCCATAGCTTCGTGTATACTCACACGATCCTTATCAGtcattttatcaaactcATCAATAACGCAGAAACCCTCATCTGCAAGCACAAGGGCACCACCTTCCAGGCACCACTCATTAGTGATGGGATCTCTGCGAACACTAGCCGTGAGACCAACAGCAGATGCACCCTTTCCAGTGGTCAAAACGGTCCTGTGTCCGGTCTTGTGCACATACTGCAAAAGCTGTGACTTTCCTAGGCCTGGATCGCCAACCAACAAAACATTAATATCTCCCCTAATTCTGTGTGAATTATTATCATCAGAGGATCCCATGAAGCCAAAACTAGAACTTCCCTTTTGCACACCTCCAAAGAGAGCGTAACAAATGGCTGCCTTGGCGCTCTTGTGTCCCCAAAGGGTAGGTGCAACGGAGCTTATAAGTCTCTCCCTGATGCAAGGATCCGCAGCCAACTTTTTAATCTCCGCAATATCTTCCTCTGTAATGTCAAATGAGAGGGTATCATCTTGTCTCTCAATATTGTTGGCCTCTAGCTCTGTATGAAGCACGGGGAATCCATGCTTTATGTTTAGACCCACATCATATCTGGTCTTGTAGATACCAAGGACGTCCACTAGATCTCCTGGTTTTACAGAATCTACCAAATCACCAGTGAGAATAACATTGCGTTGTCTTGGGGTTCTTCCGGCAGGAACTGTGCTTGGTGGTTCCTGAATAATCAACTTTTGGTAATCCGTATAGACAGTATTTATTCTGTCAACAGTGAAACCTCCAGCGTGGCAGTATGGGCACTTTTTAGGGAATACTGGCGCTATAGTATCTGAGAAATATATTGGAAGTTCCGAAAGGTGAGAGTCGCATGTGTTACACTTGAGATAAAGCACACGGAGCCGTGGAAGCACGGCTCCTCTTCTGATAACAATACCAGAGACCCTAATAAGTGTATTAAGCTCCGATGATCTCAAGTGACTCAATTGTGTCGTAAATGGCCAATCTGTAATTGCAACCTTGCAGTATCTGCCTGCATAGAGGTCTGGACGCATTCTATGTGCCTCAAAGGTCAAGCAGTCGTGTAaaactggaagaatatCGCAAGGGCGGAACTCCAGCCATGTGACCACGTTTTCACAATGAAACTGGAGCAAATGTTGAGCCGCAATGCGTAGAGTACATTTATCCTCCCTAATCATTGTTCCAATCTTGTTTACATAGTAGTAGCCGTCTGCGGAATCATTAATCTTGAAGCGATACAAAAAGTAGCGGAAACAGCAATCGACAGCCTGCTGGtacttttcatcaaaatgTACTTCACTGGGTGTTGAGTGAAGTATAGCCTTTGCTCCCTCTAGCATTGAAATATCTGGAGCATCGGCATCAGAGCCTGCAAGATCCGTTCTTCTCTTGGCGACCCTTTCAGAAATTCTTTCAAACAAATTCTCATCAACATCGTCatcttccatattcatGATGCGTTTCCAGAGCCTCTGGTGGACCGAACGGTCAACTTCAGCATCTCTGGACCTCATACGAGCTTCATACTGCATCCTACGTTCCGCCGCCCTCCTGGCTTTGGGGTCGTCCTCGTACACTTCGTCGTCCAAAAGGTCCTGGTCATATTCATTCACGTTGTCTATACCGAGCTTTGCGAATCCCTGCAACTCCCTTTCCAAGTCGCGCTGACCCACGACGAAGCCGGTCTCATCTTCGTAGAGGTCCTCTCCCTCTAACTCCGCCTGctcttcctcctcatcGCGCAAACCCTCTCCGGCAAAGTAGTCTTCTCTGTCGTGCTCGTCCTCGTACACCTCATCTGTATGTTTTTGTGAATGGAATGGAAATCGCCGCCAGGCGGATGAGCGGTGCACGAGCAACTCTAGCGTAGAAAAATAGGGGTGTTCAGTCATATCTAGTGGTACTAATGCGACGTTTTCGTTGCAATGGTATTGTCATGGCGTTGTCTGTACCACTAGAcagggaagaagaatgtgtgCCGCACTCTTTCATTCGCTAGGCTCGCTCCATAGTGACAAAGTGCCCAGTCTatccttcttctagagactccctacgGTCGTCCAGTACTCCTTGCGGTAGTACTTCCACAGTGAGGAATCCCCTGTTGCAtaggctcccagaggtcgccatGGAGCTCCTGctagtcgctcaggctccGCGTACCCGTTTCACTCGTACGCTACGCACTCAACTTACCATCAGAGTCAAGGGGCCGACGATTTTGGCTACTCATCTTGTCAAAACACTAAACACCTTCTGATGGAAAAACGACGGCTATGGGGATCATGTGTGAAGGGACGCACGTGCACACTAGAAATAAATTAAATTACAAGCCACGATTTCGCATGGAATTTCGGTTCGTGAGGCCAAGTCGACCCTGCGGCCAGCGGCGGGACCCTCAGCTCTCCTTCCAGTTCTTGCTGCCAACGACTAGACGCGTCTGTAATCAAAGCCACAAACTCACCCGTGCAGTTGAAACCAACTTGACAAAAGACCTCCTGGTCACCCACCCTGAGCTTTATCTTGGCGTTCGAGGACCTGTTTGCACATGTCTAGTTGAATGGATGATTTACGCAGGCGGCCCGTGCGTGTGAGCATCAACCAGGGAATGGTGAATACCAGACAAAGAATGAAACGTACCACCCGCAGCTTCCGGTGGAAAAGGTCCTGGGCGTGGCGAGGACGCTCTCCGCGAGTTGCAGCTTAAGCTCGAGGTTGCCGGCGTTCTCCAAAAAGTGTCGCTTCGTCATAATCTCACCTGTAGTGGTTGTGAAGCAAAAGGCAAACAAACTCTGCAGTTTTGCGACCTTCTTTGGGGGATTCTgcttctcttcctcctggTCCGTCTTGGCAGTCTCCTCACTCAAGACGGTAGAAAGCGGCTGGTCGTCCAATTTGCGCTTCTCCTGCTTCACAGTCGCCTCCGTCTTGACCTTTTGCTCCTCCTCAATCTGTCTGAGCACCTTTAGAATCAAGCCCTTGATCTCGTCAGTCCTCTCGTCCATGTACTCTTGACTTGTATTGAACTTTGCAGCCAAGTCCCTCCTAACGCTGCCAACACTCATCGTCTTGAGGTCAACACCCCTCACCAGGGAACTGAATGCAAATGTTTGCGGAAATGACATATATGGAGACGCAACACTCTATATTTGATAGCGACAGCATAGACAAGGCCGCAAAGTGTCCTTGTAACACAAACTAGTCACTTTTGATGACAAAGATCAAGATTCcatcaaaaatttgcagCAAAAAGCAGAAAATACGTAAATATTCGTACAAAGAACGAGATTCCATGTGAAATTCTAACATAAAGGCAAAAATTTCCATGGAATCCATCAAAAGAAGACACACACTCACCTTATGGCCCTTTCCAACTCATTGGAAGATATCTCTGGAGATTTCACGTCTTCCATCGCGACACGACCGAACACAGTCACAAGAATAAAAGTTTGTGAATCCCAAATCTGTGGTGGCACCCATGGGATAATGGAAGGCAGACTGACTCGATGAAACCTCATGCATGGCTGATGGACAAATGGTGGCAAAACACCAGATAACAAGGGGAAAGCCTCCTCAATTCAGTCCATAGGCGGAATATCTAACGATTAGACGGTATGGAAAATCTGTCTAATGGTGTAGTCAAAGAGACTGC
This region of Theileria equi strain WA chromosome 1, complete sequence genomic DNA includes:
- a CDS encoding hypothetical protein (encoded by transcript BEWA_022920A), with product MEDVKSPEISSNELERAISSLVRGVDLKTMSVGSVRRDLAAKFNTSQEYMDERTDEIKGLILKVLRQIEEEQKVKTEATVKQEKRKLDDQPLSTVLSEETAKTDQEEEKQNPPKKVAKLQSEIMTKRHFLENAGNLELKLQLAESVLATPRTFSTGSCGWSSNAKIKLRVGDQEVFCQVGFNCTVVGSKNWKES